One window from the genome of Eucalyptus grandis isolate ANBG69807.140 chromosome 7, ASM1654582v1, whole genome shotgun sequence encodes:
- the LOC104452949 gene encoding magnesium transporter MRS2-3, whose amino-acid sequence MMPGGHLLMNPKGDLELNPPQTPAAHLASHRLRKKGIGIKTWLVVNSTGQAQLVDAGKHLIKRRTGLSARDLRILDPSLSYPSTVIGRERAVVIKLEHIKGVITAKDVWLLNSKDPAVAPFVEELKRRCSHHHQANALKVNRSSGGEEQSEEALHQIFEATHQEGLYSRDVNQQLDRSETLPFEFVAFEACLEAACTSLDDEAKALEQEANPALDKLLSKITTRHLERVRQIKARLVALTGRVQKIRNEIEQLLEDDGDMAEMYLTSKLLQDEKEKPSSSSSSISGEDDEFHEPDKEERNRKGDDEITPDESSSSPRSSLDDDEKEGRVKDSNSHGSFSGSRRSSKHLDVAELEMLLEAYFVQLDGTLNELSALSEYIQDTEDYVNIMLDDKQNNLLQMGVVISTATIFITMFIVVTGIFGMNVKIWLFLNPNPKINNFIWTVSGCTFGTIVLYAIAITLFKYKRLI is encoded by the exons atGATGCCGGGCGGTCATCTTCTGATGAACCCAAAAGGGGACCTCGAACTGAACCCGCCTCAGACGCCAGCAGCCCACTTGGCGAGCCATCGGCTCCGGAAGAAGGGCATCGGGATCAAGACCTGGCTCGTGGTCAACTCGACGGGCCAGGCCCAGCTCGTCGACGCGGGGAAGCACCTGATCAAGCGGCGGACAGGGCTCTCAGCGCGGGACCTGAGGATCCTGGATCCATCGCTGTCCTACCCGTCGACCGTGATTGGGCGGGAGAGGGCGGTGGTGATCAAGCTGGAGCACATAAAGGGAGTGATCACGGCCAAGGACGTGTGGCTGCTCAACTCCAAGGATCCTGCGGTGGCTCCTTTTGTGGAGGAACTCAAGCGCCGGTGCTCGCATCATCATCAGGCCAACGCCTTGAAG GTCAACAGAAGCAGTGGTGGTGAAGAGCAATCTGAGGAAGCTTTACATCAGATTTTTGAAGCTACACATCAGGAGGGGTTGTACTCTCGAGATGTTAACCAACAGCTTGACAGATCCGAGACTCTTCCTTTCGAGTTTGTCGCCTTTGAGGCATGCCTTGAAGCTGCGTGCACTAGTTTAGACGATGAG GCAAAGGCATTGGAGCAAGAGGCGAATCCTGCGCTGGACAAGCTACTTTCGAAGATTACCACCCGTCATCTCGAGCGGGTCCGGCAGATTAAAGCTCGGTTGGTCGCGTTGACGGGACGAGTTCAAAAG ATAAGGAACGAGATCGAGCAACTTCTTGAGGATGATGGAGACATGGCAGAGATGTACTTGACCAGCAAACTACTccaagatgaaaaagaaaagccctcgtcttcttcttcctcgatctcAGGAGAGGATGATGAGTTTCATGAGCCAGACAAAGAAGAAAG GAATCGCAAAGGAGACGATGAAATCACGCCGGATGAGAGTTCTAGCTCTCCGCGCAGCTCGCTGGACGATGATGAAAAGGAAGGCAGGGTCAAAGACAGTAACTCTCATGGTAGCTTTAGTGGCTCAAGACGCTCAAGCAAGCACCTCGATGTGGCCGAATTGGAAATGCTCCTAGAGGCCTACTTTGTGCAGCTCGACGGCACGCTTAACGAGCTATCCGCG CTAAGCGAATACATTCAAGACACGGAGGACTATGTGAACATAATGTTGGATGACAAGCAAAACAATCTGCTGCAAATGGGAGTGGTGATATCGACGGCAACCATATTCATCACCATGTTCATTGTCGTGACCGGAATATTCGGCATGAACGTCAAAATTTGGCTCTTCCTCAATCCAAATCCGAAGATCAACAATTTCATCTGGACAGTAAGTGGATGCACCTTCGGGACGATCGTCTTGTACGCTATTGCAATAACATTGTTCAAGTATAAACGGCTAATATAG